In Chryseobacterium gleum, a single genomic region encodes these proteins:
- a CDS encoding Crp/Fnr family transcriptional regulator: MIIENLLISFGAEIKDYKAEDIIFREEESPMYYYQIEKGKIKLNNYTEGGKEFIQNIFSDGQSFGESLLFVDRPYPMNAVAMKDSSVFRIPRENFMDLIRNNPEVSLSVYECLAERMYYKYLMLYNLSFQNPVSKLKLLMDYLKSYHEEKTPYSFQVPLTRQQLASLTGLRVETVIRTIKQMEKDQMVKIERRKIYY, encoded by the coding sequence ATGATCATTGAAAATTTATTGATTTCATTTGGTGCCGAAATTAAAGATTATAAGGCAGAAGATATTATTTTCCGGGAAGAAGAGTCTCCAATGTATTATTACCAGATTGAAAAAGGTAAAATTAAACTCAATAATTATACAGAAGGTGGAAAAGAATTTATCCAGAATATCTTCTCAGACGGTCAAAGTTTCGGAGAGTCTTTATTGTTTGTGGACAGACCATATCCTATGAATGCCGTTGCAATGAAAGATTCAAGTGTATTCAGAATACCAAGAGAGAATTTTATGGACCTGATCCGGAATAATCCCGAAGTTTCTTTAAGCGTCTATGAATGTCTTGCGGAAAGGATGTATTATAAATACCTCATGTTGTATAATCTTTCTTTTCAGAATCCCGTATCCAAGCTGAAATTGCTTATGGATTATCTGAAAAGTTATCATGAGGAAAAAACGCCCTACTCTTTTCAGGTTCCGCTTACGCGCCAGCAGCTTGCTTCACTTACTGGATTACGGGTAGAAACAGTGATAAGAACCATAAAACAAATGGAAAAAGATCAGATGGTAAAAATAGAACGCCGGAAGATCTATTATTAA
- a CDS encoding S41 family peptidase produces the protein MLKIKTLLLIFISSSFSFAQNCNCESNYQWVKKTFEENDAGYQYVIDQKGAPAYQAHNNEFLNKIKNVKSDTECQQIIYDWLKFFRSGHFSISKIDNTSQQNPTAAVENIKTEMVKVDLEKFKKEVLTKKDSDIEGIWETGPYTIGIKKFGDSYKGFIITSGAENWKPYELKLVIKADKTTGTFYLRNKSAQEINNIRLIGKNYLGLGEFTLKRISPQFEKEESIETYFETIKAQKPFLKVLNKTTLLLRIPSFNGALKKDIDSVIAANQSKIESTENLIIDIRNNGGGSDSSFDKIIPYLYTNPIRSIRTQFYSTKLNNQRMLDLYENYQKYGIPKEEREYLKKAYDKLTRNLGKFVSLQDDGNIVGINKLDKISPYPKNVGIIINDGNGSTAEEFLLAAKQSKKVKLFGTTTAGVLDISNMYFINSPCNEFKLGYSLSKSFRIPEMAIDGKGIQPDYYIDRTIPDYQWIDYVNEVLNEK, from the coding sequence ATGCTTAAAATTAAAACACTTCTTTTAATTTTTATCTCTTCTTCTTTCAGCTTTGCTCAGAATTGTAATTGTGAAAGTAATTATCAGTGGGTAAAAAAGACATTTGAGGAAAATGATGCCGGCTATCAATATGTAATTGATCAAAAGGGAGCCCCTGCTTATCAGGCTCATAACAATGAATTTCTGAACAAAATCAAAAATGTAAAGTCAGATACTGAATGCCAGCAAATCATTTATGACTGGCTTAAATTCTTCAGATCCGGCCATTTTTCAATCTCAAAAATTGACAATACCAGTCAGCAAAATCCAACTGCAGCTGTTGAAAATATAAAAACAGAAATGGTAAAAGTTGATCTTGAAAAATTTAAAAAAGAAGTTCTGACTAAGAAAGATTCGGATATTGAAGGGATCTGGGAAACCGGGCCTTACACGATTGGAATCAAGAAATTTGGCGATAGTTATAAGGGTTTTATCATTACATCTGGAGCAGAAAATTGGAAACCTTATGAACTGAAACTGGTTATTAAAGCTGATAAAACCACAGGAACCTTTTATTTGAGAAACAAATCAGCCCAGGAAATAAACAATATAAGGTTAATTGGAAAAAATTATCTTGGGTTGGGTGAGTTTACCCTGAAAAGAATTTCACCCCAATTTGAAAAAGAAGAAAGCATTGAAACGTACTTTGAAACAATAAAAGCACAAAAGCCTTTCCTGAAAGTGCTTAACAAAACCACACTGCTTTTAAGAATTCCTTCTTTCAACGGTGCTTTAAAAAAAGATATAGACAGCGTTATTGCAGCCAATCAATCTAAAATTGAAAGCACAGAAAATCTGATTATTGATATCAGAAATAATGGCGGCGGCAGTGACAGCAGTTTTGATAAAATTATTCCCTATCTCTATACCAATCCTATCAGAAGTATCAGGACACAGTTTTATTCTACAAAACTGAATAATCAACGAATGCTGGATCTGTATGAAAATTATCAGAAATATGGAATACCGAAGGAAGAAAGAGAATATCTGAAGAAGGCCTATGATAAACTCACCAGGAACTTAGGTAAGTTTGTCAGCCTTCAGGACGATGGAAATATAGTAGGAATCAACAAGCTTGATAAAATTTCGCCTTATCCGAAAAATGTGGGAATTATCATCAATGATGGTAATGGCAGTACTGCCGAAGAGTTTTTACTGGCTGCCAAGCAGAGCAAAAAAGTGAAGCTTTTCGGGACAACGACAGCGGGAGTTCTTGACATTTCCAATATGTATTTTATTAATTCACCCTGTAACGAATTTAAATTAGGATATTCTCTTTCTAAAAGTTTCCGTATTCCGGAAATGGCCATTGATGGAAAAGGGATTCAGCCGGATTATTACATAGATAGAACAATCCCTGATTATCAATGGATTGATTACGTAAATGAAGTTCTTAATGAAAAATAA
- a CDS encoding ligase-associated DNA damage response exonuclease — protein sequence MKLITFTKKGIYCPQGKFYIDPWRPVDMAVITHGHADHARWGMKKYLCHHFTKPILHQRIGTDIECQSIEYGEVVTINGVKLSMHPAGHIIGSAQIRLEYKGYVTVISGDYKVQNDGLSTPFELVKCNEFVTESTFGLPIYNWLEVPDLNKKLQNWVLKNKENNKTSVFIGYSLGKAQRIMKAVEELGKIYVHYSIGKLNEAFETVGIDLPEYTIADFRERPKEVQHEIVIVPPALLDSNIIKKIPDPATAICSGWMQVRGARRWRSADAGFAMSDHADWKGLLQTVKATEAELVHVTHGQTEVFSKYLNEIGIKADVVETLFGDDEEESEKETLQTPES from the coding sequence TTGAAATTAATCACATTTACAAAAAAAGGAATTTACTGTCCGCAGGGAAAATTTTATATAGACCCCTGGCGACCTGTAGATATGGCGGTCATTACGCACGGTCATGCTGATCATGCCCGCTGGGGAATGAAAAAATACCTGTGTCATCATTTCACAAAACCTATCCTTCATCAGAGAATCGGGACGGATATCGAATGCCAGAGTATAGAATACGGAGAGGTTGTTACCATTAATGGAGTAAAGCTTTCTATGCATCCTGCCGGACATATTATCGGATCAGCTCAGATAAGACTTGAATATAAAGGATATGTAACCGTAATTTCGGGAGATTATAAAGTACAGAACGATGGACTCAGTACCCCTTTCGAGCTGGTGAAATGTAATGAGTTTGTGACGGAAAGTACTTTCGGTCTTCCCATTTATAACTGGCTCGAAGTTCCGGATCTAAATAAAAAACTTCAGAACTGGGTACTGAAAAATAAAGAAAATAATAAAACATCAGTCTTCATAGGATATTCTCTTGGAAAAGCCCAGCGTATCATGAAGGCTGTGGAAGAGCTGGGGAAAATATATGTCCACTATTCCATCGGAAAACTGAATGAAGCCTTCGAAACTGTGGGAATTGATCTTCCTGAATACACAATTGCAGATTTCAGGGAACGTCCCAAAGAAGTACAGCATGAAATTGTCATTGTGCCGCCAGCCTTATTGGACAGTAATATCATCAAAAAGATCCCTGATCCTGCTACAGCTATTTGCTCAGGCTGGATGCAGGTGCGCGGTGCCAGAAGATGGCGGAGTGCAGACGCAGGATTTGCCATGAGCGACCATGCCGACTGGAAAGGATTATTACAGACTGTAAAAGCCACAGAAGCCGAGCTTGTACATGTTACCCACGGACAGACAGAAGTATTTTCAAAATATCTGAATGAGATCGGAATCAAAGCAGATGTTGTGGAAACATTATTTGGAGACGACGAGGAAGAATCCGAAAAAGAAACCCTTCAAACCCCGGAATCATGA
- a CDS encoding CatA-like O-acetyltransferase: MKIVDIDNWNRKEHFEFFSNMASPYFGFTTEVDCTKAYETAKEKGYSFFAYYFHKSMVAINTVDELKLRIVDGQVVQFDTVHAGSTIGRPDGTFGFSFTHYSEDFETFNAALQEEIKGVHQTSGLRLSNERLGKDHVRHTTIPWNSFSAILQPTDFNTQESVPKVAFGRFNIRDGRKYLPVSVEAHHGLADGIHIARYLEEFQRQLDQ; encoded by the coding sequence ATGAAGATTGTAGACATAGATAACTGGAACAGGAAAGAACATTTTGAATTTTTCTCTAATATGGCAAGTCCTTATTTTGGATTTACAACAGAAGTAGACTGTACAAAAGCATACGAAACAGCCAAAGAAAAAGGATATTCTTTTTTTGCCTATTATTTTCATAAGTCTATGGTAGCGATCAATACAGTTGATGAATTAAAACTTAGAATCGTTGACGGGCAGGTTGTACAGTTTGACACGGTTCATGCTGGCAGTACCATCGGAAGACCGGATGGAACTTTCGGTTTTTCTTTCACCCATTATTCAGAGGATTTTGAAACATTTAATGCTGCTTTGCAGGAGGAAATAAAAGGAGTTCACCAGACTTCGGGACTGAGATTAAGCAATGAAAGACTGGGAAAGGATCATGTAAGACATACCACTATTCCCTGGAACTCTTTCAGTGCGATATTGCAGCCTACTGATTTTAATACACAAGAATCTGTACCAAAAGTTGCTTTTGGGAGATTCAATATCCGTGACGGCAGAAAATATCTTCCTGTTTCTGTTGAAGCACATCATGGATTGGCAGACGGGATTCATATTGCCAGATACCTGGAAGAATTTCAAAGACAGCTTGATCAGTAG
- a CDS encoding ATP-dependent DNA ligase: MRHFAELINALETTNKTNAKIDAIIDYLERAPDEDKVWFIALFTGKRPKRNVNTNYMKEWALEITQLPYWLFQESYSSVGDLGETLSLILPPPQEKIERSLSEWMNDIVNLKSKTDTEKKEFVLQSWNGLDYTERLIFNKLIGGSFRIGVSDKTLINALTRFSGQESSALMHSLMGKWLPDEVSFKELIDAENVNPDNSKPYPFCLAYPLEKEAEELGNPDEWLVEYKWDGIRGQIIRRNDEVFIWSRGEELVTEQFPEIMEVVQEMKGNFVLDGEILAVKDGKVLNFNELQKRLNRKTLTKKMLSEIPIEVFAYDLLEFEDNDLREKPISARRALLEELLLNENPQNISISKSLEFEKWEELNSLRENSREVNSEGLMLKQKNSPYHSGRKKGDWWKWKINPFTIDAVLIYAQKGSGRRSAYYTDYTFAVKNGDTLVTIAKAYSGLTDKEIMEVSRFVTKNAIEKFGPVRTVKAELVFEIAFEGIGFSNRHKSGVALRFPRIVRWRKDKTVEEIDDLEEIKKLIQ, from the coding sequence ATGAGACACTTTGCAGAACTTATCAACGCGTTGGAAACCACCAATAAAACCAACGCTAAAATTGATGCTATCATTGATTACCTGGAGCGTGCTCCTGATGAAGATAAAGTATGGTTTATTGCCTTGTTTACCGGAAAAAGACCCAAGAGAAATGTGAATACCAATTACATGAAAGAATGGGCACTGGAGATTACGCAGCTTCCCTACTGGCTGTTTCAGGAGTCTTATTCCTCCGTAGGAGATCTTGGGGAAACCTTATCATTGATACTGCCTCCCCCGCAGGAAAAAATCGAGCGTTCTTTATCAGAATGGATGAATGATATTGTTAATTTAAAAAGCAAAACCGATACAGAGAAAAAAGAATTCGTACTGCAGTCATGGAATGGTCTGGATTATACTGAGCGTTTGATTTTCAACAAATTAATTGGCGGAAGTTTCCGTATCGGAGTATCAGATAAAACATTAATCAATGCGCTGACCAGATTTTCCGGTCAGGAATCCAGTGCCTTAATGCATAGCCTGATGGGCAAATGGCTCCCGGATGAAGTGTCGTTCAAAGAGCTTATTGATGCAGAAAATGTTAATCCCGACAACTCAAAGCCTTATCCTTTCTGCCTTGCCTATCCTTTGGAAAAAGAAGCTGAAGAACTGGGAAATCCTGATGAATGGCTGGTAGAATACAAATGGGACGGAATACGCGGACAGATCATACGGAGAAACGATGAAGTCTTCATCTGGTCAAGGGGTGAAGAACTTGTGACAGAACAATTTCCGGAGATCATGGAAGTTGTACAGGAAATGAAAGGCAACTTTGTGCTGGACGGAGAAATATTGGCAGTAAAAGATGGTAAAGTTTTAAATTTCAATGAACTACAAAAAAGATTGAACAGAAAAACTTTAACTAAAAAAATGCTGTCGGAAATCCCGATTGAAGTTTTTGCCTATGATCTTCTGGAGTTTGAAGATAATGATTTGAGAGAGAAACCGATCTCTGCAAGACGTGCTTTGCTTGAAGAACTGTTATTGAATGAAAATCCTCAGAACATCAGCATTTCCAAAAGCCTGGAGTTTGAAAAATGGGAAGAATTGAATAGCCTCAGAGAAAATTCAAGAGAAGTAAACAGCGAAGGATTGATGCTGAAGCAAAAAAACTCTCCTTATCATTCCGGCCGTAAAAAAGGTGACTGGTGGAAGTGGAAAATCAATCCGTTTACCATTGATGCCGTGCTTATTTATGCCCAGAAAGGAAGCGGCAGACGAAGTGCTTACTATACTGATTATACATTTGCCGTGAAAAACGGAGACACTTTAGTAACGATTGCCAAAGCCTATTCAGGTCTTACGGATAAGGAAATCATGGAAGTAAGCCGCTTTGTAACCAAAAATGCTATTGAGAAATTCGGTCCTGTAAGAACGGTAAAAGCTGAGCTGGTATTCGAAATTGCTTTTGAGGGAATAGGTTTCAGCAACCGCCATAAAAGCGGTGTGGCGCTCCGTTTCCCGAGAATTGTAAGATGGCGGAAAGATAAAACTGTAGAGGAAATTGATGATTTGGAAGAAATTAAAAAATTAATACAATAG
- a CDS encoding MBL fold metallo-hydrolase: MKIIPLKEGNFSASKTKDFTLLTDENFDQVGGIKMSVQPFLIITENDYILLDAGIGWKNDSGATVISEILEKENILPGQITKLLFSHLHKDHIEGAVTLKDNGFEATFPNAQIYIQKRELDFAMENKGNPSFDFDVLEKLIQLPNIIWMNEDKGQITDEISYEVAGGHTPFMQVFWIRENEETVFYGADDLPQASYLKYHLAYKSDFDGRKAMELRLKWEKEARQNHWKILLYHDLDQAVIEI; encoded by the coding sequence ATGAAAATCATTCCACTTAAAGAAGGTAATTTTTCGGCAAGCAAAACTAAGGATTTTACACTTTTAACAGATGAAAATTTTGATCAGGTTGGAGGAATTAAAATGTCTGTGCAGCCTTTTCTCATCATTACTGAAAATGATTATATTCTTCTGGATGCAGGGATTGGCTGGAAAAATGATTCCGGAGCAACGGTAATTTCTGAAATTCTGGAAAAAGAAAATATTCTTCCCGGGCAGATCACTAAATTATTATTTTCCCATCTTCACAAAGATCATATCGAAGGAGCGGTAACCCTTAAAGATAATGGTTTTGAAGCAACTTTTCCCAATGCTCAGATTTATATACAGAAACGTGAACTGGATTTTGCGATGGAAAATAAAGGCAATCCTTCTTTTGATTTTGATGTGCTGGAAAAATTGATCCAGCTGCCCAATATTATCTGGATGAATGAAGATAAAGGTCAGATTACAGATGAAATTTCATATGAAGTGGCCGGCGGGCATACTCCGTTTATGCAGGTTTTCTGGATCAGGGAAAATGAGGAAACGGTTTTCTATGGTGCCGATGATCTTCCACAGGCTTCTTATCTGAAGTATCATCTGGCTTATAAAAGTGACTTTGATGGCAGGAAAGCAATGGAATTAAGGCTTAAATGGGAAAAAGAAGCAAGGCAGAACCACTGGAAAATTCTGTTATATCATGATCTGGATCAGGCTGTCATTGAAATTTAA
- a CDS encoding helix-turn-helix transcriptional regulator → MKNKKTEPNIEDLNQKILVQDEIMALAKANSPRLLNKFRLVYPDFFKKLSAIQPSLKNSELIFCIYLKLNMTTKEIATCIFVTPKAIQNRKNRIRKKLNIPSEFDIYKWFNEI, encoded by the coding sequence ATGAAAAACAAAAAAACTGAACCGAATATTGAGGATTTGAATCAAAAGATTCTTGTACAAGACGAAATTATGGCACTTGCCAAAGCAAATTCTCCACGTTTGCTGAATAAATTCAGACTCGTCTATCCTGATTTTTTTAAAAAGTTATCTGCTATACAGCCTTCGCTAAAAAACTCTGAATTGATCTTTTGTATCTATCTTAAGCTCAATATGACCACCAAGGAAATTGCAACCTGTATTTTTGTAACGCCCAAAGCCATACAAAACAGGAAAAACAGGATCAGAAAAAAACTTAATATTCCTTCGGAATTTGATATCTACAAATGGTTTAATGAAATTTAA
- a CDS encoding SDR family NAD(P)-dependent oxidoreductase, giving the protein MSKTILITGAASGFGKIAAFDLAKKGHKVIATAQV; this is encoded by the coding sequence ATGAGTAAAACAATTTTAATCACAGGTGCAGCAAGTGGGTTCGGAAAGATTGCTGCTTTTGATCTTGCTAAAAAAGGACATAAAGTAATTGCTACCGCACAGGTTTAA
- a CDS encoding PPC domain-containing DNA-binding protein encodes MNYKGKRWSAREADQIYIVSIENHCNIVETLTDFIMDQKILAGEVTGIGAVSEATLRFFNPATKKYVDKTFKEQMEVTNISGNVSEIEGKLTLHLHITLGREDYTALAGHLLEAKIQGAAEFIFYPLNTRVVKIKNEETGINLYDFEK; translated from the coding sequence ATGAATTATAAAGGAAAACGTTGGTCTGCCAGAGAAGCAGATCAAATTTATATCGTAAGTATTGAAAATCATTGCAATATTGTGGAGACACTAACTGATTTTATCATGGATCAGAAAATTCTGGCGGGAGAAGTAACAGGAATCGGAGCAGTAAGTGAAGCAACACTTCGTTTCTTTAATCCGGCTACAAAAAAATATGTAGATAAAACCTTTAAAGAACAGATGGAAGTCACCAATATTTCCGGAAATGTTTCGGAGATAGAGGGAAAACTGACGCTTCACCTTCACATTACGCTGGGAAGAGAAGATTACACCGCTTTGGCAGGACATCTTTTAGAAGCAAAAATTCAGGGAGCCGCAGAATTTATTTTCTATCCGTTGAATACCAGAGTGGTAAAAATTAAAAACGAAGAAACGGGAATCAATCTTTATGATTTTGAAAAATAA
- a CDS encoding NAD(P)-dependent oxidoreductase, whose amino-acid sequence MAMEKIGFIGLGNMGHPMAKNLEKAGFQLSVYNRSAEKTTDFEGKSSVCTQIKDLVQNSDIIFTMLTNDNAVKAVYEEILPINIQGKLFVDMSTISPETSTETAAALKIKEASFIDAPVAGSTMPAKEGALIIMAGGEEKDIERAMPYLLKMGKSVKHLGENGKGIAGKLSVNYFLSAIYQGLAETVLLAGKLGIERSDMLEIINESASGSGATKVKTPLLIADEYAPAFALDLMLKDILLAKNAGADFPLSEPLIQTYQNAHDKGFGQDDVIGIINYLKTKE is encoded by the coding sequence ATGGCAATGGAAAAAATCGGATTTATCGGATTAGGAAATATGGGACATCCTATGGCCAAGAACCTTGAAAAAGCAGGCTTTCAGCTATCCGTTTACAACAGATCTGCTGAAAAAACCACAGATTTTGAGGGAAAATCATCCGTCTGCACCCAAATTAAAGACCTTGTACAAAACAGTGATATTATATTCACAATGCTTACCAACGATAATGCCGTAAAAGCAGTGTATGAGGAAATTCTCCCTATAAATATTCAGGGAAAGCTCTTCGTGGATATGAGTACAATTTCTCCCGAAACCTCCACGGAAACAGCAGCAGCTCTTAAGATAAAGGAAGCTTCTTTTATTGATGCTCCTGTAGCAGGAAGCACTATGCCTGCAAAAGAAGGTGCACTCATCATTATGGCAGGAGGTGAAGAAAAAGACATCGAGCGGGCCATGCCCTACCTTTTGAAAATGGGAAAATCTGTAAAACATCTCGGTGAAAACGGAAAAGGAATCGCAGGAAAACTATCAGTTAATTATTTTCTGTCTGCCATTTATCAGGGACTGGCAGAAACTGTATTGCTGGCCGGAAAATTAGGAATCGAGCGGTCTGATATGCTTGAAATCATTAATGAAAGTGCCAGCGGAAGCGGTGCAACAAAGGTAAAAACGCCACTGCTGATTGCGGATGAATATGCCCCAGCATTTGCTCTTGATCTTATGCTCAAAGACATTCTTCTGGCTAAAAATGCCGGTGCTGATTTTCCTTTATCAGAACCATTGATTCAAACGTATCAAAATGCACATGACAAAGGTTTTGGTCAGGATGACGTAATAGGGATTATCAACTATCTGAAAACAAAAGAATAA